The genomic window TCGTTTAGAGACTCCTCCGATTCGAAAACATCGTTTTGCACCCCGCCCCAACGGCTGGCTAAGGATTCAGGGGGTCCCGCGGAACGCGCACACGGCTCGAGGGTTCGATGCCGGCGACCCGACGCCATCAGTGGAAAGAGAGAGCGGGCGGCCGGGCCAACCGCCGTGTTGACTCCCCATGAGACCCGGTTTCACAGTGCGGCCCCGGGTGGCGTCCCTTGGAAGATCCGCTCCTTCGGAAGGACGGCGTGCGACCTGTTCAGCTGGTTCGCGGACCCTCACCGGGTCCGGGCGTTCCCCGTGCATGGGCGGTCGGCGGCTCCCGCGTGACCGCCACCCCTTGCTTCCGCGCATCCGAAGGCAAGCACAGGACCGCAGACTTCCTTGATCACACGGGGATACCGGGCGCGCATGGACCGTCTGCACGGGGCCGCGCAATTGCGGAGCCCCCGGCGCGACCTGCGAGACGGGGAGCGCCGCCTCCTGCTGGTCCATCTCGCGTCCGGACGCCGACCACATTTCCACTCACCACGCCCCCGCGATCTCATCGGCCCGCAATGCGCTCTGGTTGTCTGCCGGGCAACTTCCACGTCTGGTCAAGGTGCCTCGGCGGCTGCACTCTGCTTTTTTGAAGCCCTGTGGCGGTCGCGGACTCCCGCCCCGCCGGCACCAACTCCCTTCGCAGCAGCCGATGCAACGGTTTCTGCACCCAAACCCTAAGAACGCCGTGGAAGGGGTTGCGGAGGTGACGACCGGAGGCCTCCGCCGACCAGGCCGGGCCCACCCCGAACAACGGCCAACGGCCACCAACCGAGATGCGCCCCGGATGCAACCGGTCGGTCTGGCGGGCTTGACGGAGGGGGTTGCCATTCTAGATTGTTTCGCTCTGCCGGTCGCGGAGCCTCGGAGCCCGAAACGCGGGCCGGCAACAGCAACCAGGAAAGGATTGGAACTGTGAACATTTCGGTAGAACCGTTGGCCCCCTGCCGCAAGCTGGTGCGGGTGGAAGTCGAGGCTGCAAAGGTGGACGAGGCCTTTGCCGAAACGCTCAAGGAGTACCGGGCGGAGGCGATCCTGCCGGGTTTCCGCCGCGGCAAGGCACCCTTGGAACTGGTCGAGCGCAAGTTCCAGAAGGAAATCGAGGAAGCCGTCCGGCGCCGACTCCTGCAGGAGTGCCTGAAGGAGATTGAAACCAACAAGGGTCTGCGCCCGTTGCGAACGGAAAACCTGGAAGTGGTGCAGTTCGGTCGCGGCCAGGCATTGAACGCCGTCCTGACCCTCGAAACCGAGCCCGAATTCGACCTGCCGGAGTACAAGGGCCTGCCCGCCAAACGCGAGATCCGTTCGGTGACCGAGGAGGACGTGGAACGTGCCCTGGAGGTGCTGCGCCGCCAACGCGTGCGCTATCAGACCGTTGACCGCCCGGCGGCCACCGGCGACATCGCCGTGATCAACTACACCGCCACCGTGGAAGGCCGGCCCCTGCGCGAGGTGGCCCCTGATGCGCCGAGCCTCGCCGAGGCCAGGGCCTTTTGGGTCAACGTGGAACGAAACGCCTTCCTGCCCGGCTTCGGAGAACAGTTGACCGGTGCCCGGGCCGGCGAATCGCGGACCATCCACCTCATGTTCCCGCCCGATTTTCCCAGCCCGGCCCTGGCAGGTCGACCGGCCGCATTTCAGGTGGAGGTCGTCGAGATCAAGGAAGTGGTCCTTCCACCGCTGGACGACCAGTTCGCCAGGGACCTGGGAGCCGAAAACCTGGAGGCCCTCCGCGCAGGCGTCCGGCGCGACCTTGAAAATGAGCTGAAATACAAACTCCGACAGCAGGTCCGATCCCAACTGATTCGCGGGTTGCTGGAGCGGGTCCATTTCGACCTGCCGGAATCTCTCGTGGAGAACGAGACACGCCGGGTCGTCTACCAGATTGTCCGCGAAAACACGGCCCGGGGCGTCAGCCGCGACCTGATTGAACGTGAAAAGGAGACCATCTACCAGAACGCACTGGCCACCGCCCGGGACCGGGTCAAATGGGACTTCCTGGTGAACCGGATCGCCGAAAAGGAAAACATCAAGGTCACCGAAGAAGATTTCCATCGCTGGGTCGCCTATCACGCCGCCCTGGCCAACAAAACGCCCCAGCAGGTGTTGTCCGAAATCGTCCAAAACCAGACGGCCCAGGCCGTCCACGACGAAATCCTCCACGGGAAGGTTCTCGAGTTTCTCGAACAACACGCCCACATCGAGGACGTTCCGCCGGACCAAATGCCCGTGGGGTTGGCCATCCGAAGCTGACCGGGCAACGAACCGTCCACCGCGGCCGGGTGCGCCGCGGGTCACTTTTTCCGCGACAGCAACGGCGGCTTTTCTATCATGAACCGCCGTTGCTATGCGTACGCGCGATCAAATCCTGCAGGCGCTGACGGACCCGGGCGTCATCGCCGTGGTGCGGGCACGGTCCCGGGAACAGGTTCTGCCCCTGACCGAAGCCCTGCTGGCAGGCGGGGTGCGGGCGGTGGAAATCACACTCACCACGCCCGAGGCCTGTGCGGCCATTGAAGAGGCCCGGCGACGATTCGAAAACGACGCCCTGATCGGCGCCGGCACCGTGCTGAACGCGGACCAGTGCCGCGCCGTCCTGGCCAGCGGCGCGGAGTTTGTGGTTACCCCGCTGGCCCGCCCGGATTTCGTCCCCATCATTTTCACAGGCGGGGCCGTCAGCGTCATCGGAGCCTTCACCCCCACCGAAGCCCAATGGGCTCACGAGGCCGGGGCCGACTTCATCAAACTCTTTCCGGCCGAGCTGTTGGGCCCGGGGTTCGTGCGTTCCGTGCGGGCTCCGATGCCCCACCTGCGGTTCATCCCCACGGGCGGAGTCACCTTGGAAAACCTGGCCGAATGGTTTCAGGCCGGTTGCCCGGCCGTGGGCGTGGGCTCGGCCCTGGTCTCCAGGGAGATCCTGGCGGCCAACGACTGGGCCGAACTGAAACGCCGCGCAACGGCCTATGCCGAGGCCGCCCGCGCAGCCCGTGCCGGGACAAAAGCCGCTTGAACCCTCTGCTCCGACCCCTGCCATGGAGGGCGGCAACCTGCGAGTCCGGCGTGCCACGGTGGATGACCTTCCGCAGTTGCGCACTCTTTGGCAGGCCCAGCTACCCGACGTGGCCGGACTGGAACGACGCGTCACGGAGTTCCAGGTGGTCGAGTCGCCCGAGGGACAAATCCTGGCCGCCGTTGCCCTCGCAATGGAGCAGGGACACGGACTCGTCCACAGCGAGGTCTTCGCCGACTTCGCCGGGGCCGACCATTACCGCGCCCTCTTGTGGGAGCGGCTCGAACAGGTCGCCCGCAACCACGGGCTCTACCGCGTCTGGACCCGCGAAGAGGCTCCGTTCTGGGCCCGCTGCGGCATGCATCGGGCCGAGGAAACCGTGCTCGCCCAGTTGCCCGAACCCTGGCGCGCGCTCAAGGGCCGCTGGCTGACCCTCCAATTGCGCGAACCCCCGCCCGAAGGCCTGTCCATCGAAAAAGAATTCGAACTGTTTATGCAGGCCGAGCGGATGCGCACCCAAGCCCTGCTCGAGCGGGCCCGGTGGATCAAAAAAGTGGCGACCTTGATCGCCCTCATCCTTGCGATCTTGGTCCTGGGGGCGGCTTGGTACCTCCTGCAACGCCGCCCCGGCGGCGTCGGCGTCCCTTGAAGTTCGCCCGGTCCCTCCTGTTCTCCGCCGAGGAAGCGGCCCGCCCGCGGCCGGCGGTTGACACCGCCCTGCCACCGGTGGTCAAAGCCGCGCCAAAAACCGCAGCGCGTCCTCTTTCATCGTCACGTTGTTGAAAAAGACATGGGCCGGGCCCGGACCCACCCGCCTCTTCAGCTCATCCAGTTCCTCGTCAGTAAACCGATGGGAGTAGCCGGTGCCCCCATGCAGCCGATAGTAGGGCACCGCCCCCGCCAGGCACGGTTGCCGGAACGGATCCACTGCATGGGTCAGGTGCAGTTCCTCGCACAGGGAACGCACCAGGTCGGGCGGCCAGGACCCGCGCGGTTCCCACACGCAGTCCAGCCCGGAACGATCCAGGTTCTCAAAAAACCGCCGCAAACGCCGGACGTTCTCCGGCGTGGGTGTGAACCGGGCCGGACATTGGAAGAGCACCCGCCGCGCCTGTAGGGCCCGCGCCACCTCCAGGGTCCGTTGCCACGCAAAGCGCACCACCGCGGTGTCCTGAAAATGACCGCACTCGATCAGATCCGCCTCCGAAAGCTCCGTCCGCAACCGGCGGTAGGTGGGGCTGTCGGCCGTGTGGGTGATCAACTGCCACGCTTTTAACGTGAACTCGAAGTCTGCCGGCGCTGCGGCCCGCCATTTGCCGGCTGTCTCGACCCGGGGCGGCTCGTAGAACGTCTGTTGAATTTCCACCACCCGGAATTTGCGAAAGTAGTCCTTCTGGGACCCCGCAAAACCGCAACACCCCACCTTGAGCCCCGAGCCGGCTCCGACCGATCCGCCCGTTGGGTCCCCAGGGCCGTGCATGGTTCCGCCCAGTTGAGCAAGGATCCACGTTCAACCGTCCACCCTCACCGGTTGCAAACGGATCCGTCCGGGATGTTGACCTCCCCGGACCTCTTGCGGAAGTCCAAAACCCCGCGGTTCCACACCCCACCCGGTCGCCGCAGCCGCGGGGCCTGGTGAACAGGGTACGCCGGGCCCTCGCACCAGGGCGCAGCGGCGTCGGACCCGGGAGTGTCCACCGTCAACCGGTCGGGCCGGCCGCAGCGGTCGGCAGATCCGTACCTGCAGCTGTGTGCGGCTGACGAGGACGCAGTTGCGGGAACAGGATCACGTCCCGAATGCTCTCCTGACCCAGCAGCATCATGCACAGCCGGTCAATGCCCATGCCCATGCCACCGGCAGGCGGCATCCCATGCTCCAGCGCCACAAGGAAGTCCTCGTCCAGCTTTTGCCGTTCGCCGCCGGCCTGGTGTTCCAGCCGTTCGCGCTGTTCGATGGGATCGTTCTGTTCCGTGTAGGCGGGCGCGATTTCCTGGCCGTTGATGCACAGCTCAAACACCTCCACCGTGGTGGGATCCTCCGGCGACACCTTGGCCAGTGGAATCAACTCCCTGGGCAGATGCGTCACGAACACCGGCTGGATCAGCGTGGGCTCGATCAGCTTTTCAAACACGGCCTGGGTGACCTCGAAATCCTCGTAATCCGGCCCCAGCTCCGCCCCCAGCCGTTCCGCCCGCGCGCGCCGTTCCTCCGGCGTGACATCGAACCAGTCCCGGCCCGCCCGTTCGCGCACCAGATCCTTGTACCGCACCCGGGGCCAGGGCGGCGTCAGATCAATCGTCCGCACCACCTGCCCCTCCGCGTTCCGGTGTTCGACCCGCAACGTGCCCAGCACCGTCTGCGCCACGTGCACAATCATGCTCTGGACCAGTTCCATCATGGTCTCGTAATCGCCATAGGCCTGATAAGCCTCCAGCATGGTGAACTCCGGATTGTGCCGGCGGGAAATCCCCTCGTTGCGGAAACACCGACCCAGCTCGAACACCCGGTCAAATCCCCCCACCAGCAGCCGCTTCAACGGCAGCTCCAGCGCGATCCGCAGGTAAAACTCGCACCCCAGCGCATTGTGCCAGGTCCTGAACGGCCGCGCCGCCGCACCCCCCGGAATGGCCTGCAACACCGGCGTCTCCACTTCCACAAACCCGCGGTTGTACAGAAACTCCCGGATGGCCCGCACGATCCGGCTCCGCTTCAAAAACACCTGTTTGACCTCCGGGTTGGCGATCAGGTCCAGATAACGCTGCCGGTAGCGGATCTCGGTGTCTTCGAGCCCGTGCCATTTGGCCGGGGGCGGTCGCAACGCCTTGGCCAGCAACACGCACTCGGTCGCCCGCACCGAAATCTCACCCGTGCGCGTGGTGAACAACGTGCCGCGCACCCCCACGATGTCGCCCAGATCCAGGTGCTTCACGAGCTCGTAGGCCTCGTCGCCCAACACGTTCTTCTGGGCGTAGACCTGCAGCCGACCGCTGCCGTCGCGCACATCGAAAAACAGGCTCCTGCCCATGTCCCGATGCGCCGTCACCCGACCCGCCACCGCCACCTCCTGGCCTTCCACGTACCCGGTCCGGGCCTCCTCGCAGCTCCGGGTGGGCGTGAACTTGTTGCGAAACGGATCCAGGCCGCGCGCCCGCAGGGCCGCCAGCTTCGCCTTCCGCTGTTCAATCAGCGCATTGGACTCGTCCATAACCGCCCGCGATGAAACAACACCCGGCCCGCAAAACCAAGCGTCCACTGCAGCCCGTTCGTCGGCCCGGACCCACCGGTTTGCCGGGCCACCCGGACCCTCTGCCGCGTTGCGGCCACGGCCATCCCCACCTACATTGCACCTACATGAACGGCGAATTGCAGGCTTCCCTGGTGGAACTGATCCGGCGCACCTCGGCCGAGATGCCCGACGACGTCGCCCGGGCGATCGTGGCGGCGCTCGAACGGGAACAGAAGGGCACCATCGCCGAGTCGGCCATGAAAATCATCCAGGCCAACATCGAACTGGCCCGGCGCAAATCCCAGCCCATCTGCCAGGACACCGGCAGCATTCTGTTCTACGTGGATTGCCCGGTGGGCTATGACCAGATTGCCTTCGAGGAAACCGCCCGCGAGGCAGTCAAACTGGCCACACGCAAGGGGTACCTTCGCCAAAACTCGGTGGATTCCCTCACCGGCAAAAACGACGGCACCAACGTCGGCCCCGGTTCGCCCACCCTTCATTTCCACCAACACCGTTCGCCGGACGTTTACGTCCGCCTCATCCTCAAGGGCGGCGGGTGCGAAAATGTCGGCGCCCAATATTCGCTCCCGGACGAGCGCCTGGGAGCCAACCGTGACCTGGCCGGGTGCCGCAAGGTCATTTTGGACGCCGTGTTGCAGGCCCAGGGCAAGGGCTGTGGCCCGGGCGTGCTGGGCGTTTGCATTGGTGGCGACCGCGCCACCGGATACGAGTTCAGCAAACAACAGTTCCTGCGCCGTCTGGACGACCGCAACCCCAACCCCGTCCTGGACGAACTGGAACAGGACATCGTGCGCACCGCCAACGAACTGGGCATCGGCCCCATGGGATTCGGCGGCTGGACCACCCTGCTGGGTGCCAAGATCTGTGCCGTGAACCGTCTGCCGGCCTCCTTCTTCGTCAGCGTCAGCTACATGTGCTGGGCCTTTCGTCGGCAGGGGGTAAAACTCGATGCCCAGGGCCGCATCGTGGAATGGCTCTATTGAGGGCCTGCAACCCACGAAGCCCGGCCGGCCCGAAGGCCGCATTCGAAACGCCCCCGCCTGCCCCGACCGCGGACCACCCCGCGGCCCGTGAACCTGCTGGCCCCCTCAGTTCTTCCGACCGCCGGAACCTTCCGAACCTCGATCCGCGCCTCCCGCGCCCGGAGCCCAATGGGCATACCGGGCCACCGCCTGCCAGCGCGAACGCACATGCAGTTTCTCGTAGATCCGCCGGATGTAGGTGTTCACCGTGGGCAGGCTGATGCTCAGCGCATCCGCAATCTCCTTGTACAGGTAACCCCGCGCCAGCAGATCCAGCACCTCCCGCTCCCGCGGCGACAACTCGGCCGTTTCCGGTGCCTCCACCGCACCTGCAGACAGTCCCGCCGGTTGCTGCTGAAAGGATTGCACCACCTTGCGGGCAATGTTGCTGGTCATGGGCGAGCCCCCGCTGTGCACCTGGCGCACCGCCGCCAGAAGTTCCTGCCGTGTGGTCTGTTTGAGCAGGTAACCGGTTGCACCCGCCTTGAGCGCATCGAAAATGTGATCCGCGTCCTCGTACACGGTCAGCATCACGAACTGCGCCTCCGGCATCTGCGGTTTCAGCCGGCGCACACACTCGATCCCGTTCAGCCCGGGCAGGTTGATGTCCACCAACACCACGTCCGGTTTCACACCGGGTAACTCGCGCAGGGCGGTCTCGGCCGACTCATACTCGCCCACGCAGCGAAACCCCTCCGCCCGGCGCAACCATTGCGCCAGGATCTCACGCGCCGGCGCGTCATCCTCAATGATGGCCACCGCAATACTCACCCTGCCCATGCAGCCTAGTCTATGCCCGCAGCTCCCGGGTGTCATGATTTCACACGACAGCTCCACCCCGGCAGCACTGCGCCACTCCGCAAGGCCGCCCTCGAACGCATCCCCACGGTCCGTTGCCCGGCCGTCGGAGAGGCCGCGTTCCCGGCGGCCGATTCCCGGACCGACTCCCCTCGGCAGTGCGGGCAAGATGAATCATGGTCCCCGGCCACCGGGGCAGAAACCGCCAGGGCCCTGCGCGAAGCACCACATCCAAACAGCAGCGGCTCTCCCGTCTGCGTGTTCGGCATTGGATGATGCACGCCTGCAACGATTCCAATCGCCCGGCCCCTTGCGCGCCCTGTCATGCCCTCATACCCCGCGCCACGGTCGGCCCCGGTACGCCCGCCACCCGACCTCGCATCCGCCGCGGGTAACCCACCCTTCACCGGGCTCCGACATTCCGCCGCCGGGATCAATCCCGGCCATTCTTCACCCGAACCGTGGTTGCCCGGTCTCAATTGGGCGCATGCGACCGCGGCACCGTGAACACCACCCTCGTGCCCTGCCCGGGAGCGCTGCGGATTTCGCACCGCCCGCCGATGTCCTCCAGGCGTTGCCGCATAGTCTCCAAGAATCGGTCCTACACCCTGCTAGCCGGAATCATTTTCGTGGCCGGTGCGGATGGTGGACCACCGTGACCAGGCGGTTCTTGAGAGTGTGGTGGGTTTCGTGCTAATAAAACCAGCAACAAAAACTGCCACTGGCTATCGGCTGAGCAGCAGGACTATGACGTCCAGTGAAGCACTAGCCATACTGCGAGCGCTCGCAAACGGCACCAATCCAAAAACGGGGGCTCCGATTGAGCAGCCGGGTGTATTGCAGGACCCCGACGTTATCCGAGCACTGTATACAGCGGTCTTGGTTCTCAGTGATGCCCAACCATTGCGATTCAGGGCAAAATCCACTCCGCCTAACGTGGGTCGGCCTTGGACTTCTGAACAGGACTCCGAGCTGCTTGCCCGCTTTGACTCTGGGTGTAGCATCGGAGAAATTGCCAGGGCCCTTGGGCGAACTCGTGGAGGCATTGCCGCGAGATTGGTGCGATTAGGGCGTGTCGAAACGCGACGGGAGGTTTATGCCCGAGCGGAGAGAACCCTTTCTTCCTCTCCAGACCGTCATGGAGTGCTCGATCGTACCCCGCCCGTTAAAGCTGGCGTCCCACTTGGCCAGTTCAACCCGAGTGGCGGGCCCGCGGCACCGTGAACACCACCGTCGTGCCCTGCCCGGGAGCGCTGCGGATTTCGCACCGCCCGCCGATGTCCTCCAGGCGTTGCCGCATGTTGTCCAGGCCGTGACCGCCGCGCCGCGCCACTCCTGCCCCCGGGTCCCCCGCTGGCGCCGGCTCGAAACCCCGCCCGTCGTCCTCCACCTGCAAAACGAATCCGTCCGACCCGGTTTCCAGCCGGATGCGCACCTCGCCGGGCGCGGCGTGCTTGACCGCGTTGTTCAGCGCCTCTTTGAAGGCCAGAAACAGATTGTGCCGCACCTCGGCCGTTACCGGCCAGGCCGGTAAATCCACCGGAACGTCCAGCCGACACCTGATCCGCGCCGCAGCCAGAAACTCCTGGGCAAACCGCCCCAGATAGGTGGCCAAACTGTCCAGCGTGTCATGCCGCGGGTTCACCGCCCACACAATCTCGTCCAACGCCCGCGTCAGCTCGCGGGCCGTGTCAAAAATACGGTCCAGCACCGGCGCCACCAGAGCCGGATCGTCCAGCTCGGATCGGGCCGTCTGGCTCAGCAGCGTGATGCGCGTCAGGCTGGCGCCCAGCTCGTCGTGCATGTCCTTGGCAATCCGGGCCCGCTCCCGTTCCAAAGCCTGTTGCCGCTCCAGCCGCTCCAGTTTCCGCCGCATCCGCACTCGCGCCGCCGCCGCCACCCCACCGCCCACCGCACCCGCACCGGTCAACACGGCCAACATCCGAAACCACCACGTCTGCCAGATGAACGGCTCCACCCGAAACGAGACGCGCGCGCCCACCGGATTCCAGATTCCGTCGTTGTTGCATGCGGTGACCCGAAACACGTACTCGCCGGGCGGCAGATACTGGTACACCGCACTGCGTTCCGTCCCGCCCTCCGTCCATTCACGGTCCACCCCCTCCAACCGGAACCGAAACCGCACCTTCTCCGGCACCGTGAAACTCAGGCCGGTAAACCGAAACTCCAACCGATGCCGACCGGCCGGAATCCGGACCGGCTCCGTCGCAGCAAACGGTTGTCGCGCCCACGACTGCCCGTTCAGCCGAACCTCCTCGATCACCACCGGCGGCGGCTGCCGGTTGATCTTCTGTTGCGCCGGGTCCACCCCCACCAGCCCCTTGCTCGTGGCAAACCAGAGCCGGCCGTCGGGCGTCCTGCACCCCGCCGGTTGCAACCCCCCGGAGCATTCCAAGGTGGGCATCCCCTCGCCCTTCCCATACACCACGGCCGACACCGGACCGGGCCCGCCCCCGGCCACGCGGTCCAACTCCGCCTTCGCCACACGGATCAACCCGCCAAATGTCGAAAGCCACACCCAACCGCGCCCGTCCGACGTCATGTGGCAAATCACACCGTTCGGCAGCCCCTGACGTGGCCCCACCGGATCAAACCGTTCCCCCATGAATCGCACCAGCCCTTCCCCGGCCGTGCCCAGCCAGAGGGTACCCGGATCGTCCTGCCAAAGCGCCTGGACGTAATCGCTGGGCAGACCGTCCTTCCGCCGCCACTGGCGCACTTTCCCGTCCCGAAGTCGCCCCAACCCGCCACCCGACATCCCAAACCACACCGTGCCATCCGGGCTCTCCAGCACGGCACGCACATCCGGCGACTGCAGCCCCTCGGCTCGACCATACCACTCCACGCGGCCCGCGTCGTACCGGACCAACCCGTCACCCGTGCCCAGCCACATCTCCCCATGCCGGCCCGGCAGGAGGGCCAGCACCGGGACCGTCAACTCGTCCAGGCCCGGCGGCCGCTCAAAGCGCCCCTCAGAATTGCGCACAAACACCCCGCCACCCCACGTGCCCACCCACAGCCGACCCGCTCCATCCTCCGCCAACGACCACACAAACGGATTCGCCAAACCCGATTCACTCCCAAAGTGTTCCCACCGCCCTTGATGCCACCGATACAAACCCGCACCCTCCGTGCCCATCCATAGCGCGCCGTCGCGACCGTAAAGGACCGAAAGCACCGGCCGACCCTGCCACCGGTCGGGCGGTGCCGGGGTTTGGACCTGCGCCGCCCGCACCGCCACAAGCCCTGCACTGCCCACGCCCACCCAAAGGTTCCCCTCGTGATCCTCGCACAACGACCGAATCCAATCCTGCGGCAGCCCGTTCGTCCGCGTAAAATGCACCGGCGCTCCATCCGGTGGCACCAGGAACAAGCCCGCTTCGGTCGTGCCCCCCACCACGGTTCCGTCCTGCATCTCCAGCATCACCGGCACTCCATGGGCCCCCCAAGGGGCTTCACCCCGTTCTTCCGCCCAGCCCCACGCCGTCCAGCGCCCCAGCCGACCGTTCCGCGACACCCACAATCCGCCCCGCCGACTGCCGCAAATCCCCTGAACAAAACCCGCTTCCGGCGCGTCGCCAA from Limisphaera ngatamarikiensis includes these protein-coding regions:
- the tig gene encoding trigger factor, with translation MNISVEPLAPCRKLVRVEVEAAKVDEAFAETLKEYRAEAILPGFRRGKAPLELVERKFQKEIEEAVRRRLLQECLKEIETNKGLRPLRTENLEVVQFGRGQALNAVLTLETEPEFDLPEYKGLPAKREIRSVTEEDVERALEVLRRQRVRYQTVDRPAATGDIAVINYTATVEGRPLREVAPDAPSLAEARAFWVNVERNAFLPGFGEQLTGARAGESRTIHLMFPPDFPSPALAGRPAAFQVEVVEIKEVVLPPLDDQFARDLGAENLEALRAGVRRDLENELKYKLRQQVRSQLIRGLLERVHFDLPESLVENETRRVVYQIVRENTARGVSRDLIEREKETIYQNALATARDRVKWDFLVNRIAEKENIKVTEEDFHRWVAYHAALANKTPQQVLSEIVQNQTAQAVHDEILHGKVLEFLEQHAHIEDVPPDQMPVGLAIRS
- a CDS encoding bifunctional 4-hydroxy-2-oxoglutarate aldolase/2-dehydro-3-deoxy-phosphogluconate aldolase yields the protein MRTRDQILQALTDPGVIAVVRARSREQVLPLTEALLAGGVRAVEITLTTPEACAAIEEARRRFENDALIGAGTVLNADQCRAVLASGAEFVVTPLARPDFVPIIFTGGAVSVIGAFTPTEAQWAHEAGADFIKLFPAELLGPGFVRSVRAPMPHLRFIPTGGVTLENLAEWFQAGCPAVGVGSALVSREILAANDWAELKRRATAYAEAARAARAGTKAA
- a CDS encoding DUF72 domain-containing protein translates to MHGPGDPTGGSVGAGSGLKVGCCGFAGSQKDYFRKFRVVEIQQTFYEPPRVETAGKWRAAAPADFEFTLKAWQLITHTADSPTYRRLRTELSEADLIECGHFQDTAVVRFAWQRTLEVARALQARRVLFQCPARFTPTPENVRRLRRFFENLDRSGLDCVWEPRGSWPPDLVRSLCEELHLTHAVDPFRQPCLAGAVPYYRLHGGTGYSHRFTDEELDELKRRVGPGPAHVFFNNVTMKEDALRFLARL
- the lysS gene encoding lysine--tRNA ligase — translated: MDESNALIEQRKAKLAALRARGLDPFRNKFTPTRSCEEARTGYVEGQEVAVAGRVTAHRDMGRSLFFDVRDGSGRLQVYAQKNVLGDEAYELVKHLDLGDIVGVRGTLFTTRTGEISVRATECVLLAKALRPPPAKWHGLEDTEIRYRQRYLDLIANPEVKQVFLKRSRIVRAIREFLYNRGFVEVETPVLQAIPGGAAARPFRTWHNALGCEFYLRIALELPLKRLLVGGFDRVFELGRCFRNEGISRRHNPEFTMLEAYQAYGDYETMMELVQSMIVHVAQTVLGTLRVEHRNAEGQVVRTIDLTPPWPRVRYKDLVRERAGRDWFDVTPEERRARAERLGAELGPDYEDFEVTQAVFEKLIEPTLIQPVFVTHLPRELIPLAKVSPEDPTTVEVFELCINGQEIAPAYTEQNDPIEQRERLEHQAGGERQKLDEDFLVALEHGMPPAGGMGMGIDRLCMMLLGQESIRDVILFPQLRPRQPHTAAGTDLPTAAAGPTG
- a CDS encoding fumarate hydratase, whose amino-acid sequence is MNGELQASLVELIRRTSAEMPDDVARAIVAALEREQKGTIAESAMKIIQANIELARRKSQPICQDTGSILFYVDCPVGYDQIAFEETAREAVKLATRKGYLRQNSVDSLTGKNDGTNVGPGSPTLHFHQHRSPDVYVRLILKGGGCENVGAQYSLPDERLGANRDLAGCRKVILDAVLQAQGKGCGPGVLGVCIGGDRATGYEFSKQQFLRRLDDRNPNPVLDELEQDIVRTANELGIGPMGFGGWTTLLGAKICAVNRLPASFFVSVSYMCWAFRRQGVKLDAQGRIVEWLY
- a CDS encoding response regulator transcription factor; amino-acid sequence: MGRVSIAVAIIEDDAPAREILAQWLRRAEGFRCVGEYESAETALRELPGVKPDVVLVDINLPGLNGIECVRRLKPQMPEAQFVMLTVYEDADHIFDALKAGATGYLLKQTTRQELLAAVRQVHSGGSPMTSNIARKVVQSFQQQPAGLSAGAVEAPETAELSPREREVLDLLARGYLYKEIADALSISLPTVNTYIRRIYEKLHVRSRWQAVARYAHWAPGAGGADRGSEGSGGRKN
- a CDS encoding sensor histidine kinase, producing MNCSTGRTGTGTAAAQARRWCVLVRLLWWAGICSVVPGAAGEPSYFFQYWSTDEGLPQSSVSAVVQTRDGYLWLGTYGGLVRFDGVRFVAFDAGNTSGLASSRVTALYEDAEGRMWIGHENGSATMYEAGRFRPVPLPESWGTGKVLAIVGDERNRVWLVDEEGTMYGVADRGRLVPASGSGRGLIAVARTVSGEVWIARNGRLSVLRNGRLEVETFGDAPEAGFVQGICGSRRGGLWVSRNGRLGRWTAWGWAEERGEAPWGAHGVPVMLEMQDGTVVGGTTEAGLFLVPPDGAPVHFTRTNGLPQDWIRSLCEDHEGNLWVGVGSAGLVAVRAAQVQTPAPPDRWQGRPVLSVLYGRDGALWMGTEGAGLYRWHQGRWEHFGSESGLANPFVWSLAEDGAGRLWVGTWGGGVFVRNSEGRFERPPGLDELTVPVLALLPGRHGEMWLGTGDGLVRYDAGRVEWYGRAEGLQSPDVRAVLESPDGTVWFGMSGGGLGRLRDGKVRQWRRKDGLPSDYVQALWQDDPGTLWLGTAGEGLVRFMGERFDPVGPRQGLPNGVICHMTSDGRGWVWLSTFGGLIRVAKAELDRVAGGGPGPVSAVVYGKGEGMPTLECSGGLQPAGCRTPDGRLWFATSKGLVGVDPAQQKINRQPPPVVIEEVRLNGQSWARQPFAATEPVRIPAGRHRLEFRFTGLSFTVPEKVRFRFRLEGVDREWTEGGTERSAVYQYLPPGEYVFRVTACNNDGIWNPVGARVSFRVEPFIWQTWWFRMLAVLTGAGAVGGGVAAAARVRMRRKLERLERQQALERERARIAKDMHDELGASLTRITLLSQTARSELDDPALVAPVLDRIFDTARELTRALDEIVWAVNPRHDTLDSLATYLGRFAQEFLAAARIRCRLDVPVDLPAWPVTAEVRHNLFLAFKEALNNAVKHAAPGEVRIRLETGSDGFVLQVEDDGRGFEPAPAGDPGAGVARRGGHGLDNMRQRLEDIGGRCEIRSAPGQGTTVVFTVPRARHSG